From one Portunus trituberculatus isolate SZX2019 chromosome 30, ASM1759143v1, whole genome shotgun sequence genomic stretch:
- the LOC123511011 gene encoding uncharacterized protein LOC123511011 isoform X2, translating to MHNVVKYRRASVLRGGGRRWAWGLRVWASTVHLARIVEDRLGLVKLAVTITCFLAFLFLLPGLLFLYTAIKCWRAAVGAWAVWAVKDVEEMAGVTVRGAMETPSRPGVHILLLCLSGTPTLEHMQAKIMEDIVERRDVSGRLLYPNLQRRLGKAGGYQAWLRHDNFDLCQHVTLAPMHYQGRLLTSRNIQEYVNEVVSQPLPKDLPPWHVTLIMTCDGGNGGEGETWVVARAHHLLASSLSLPDLLVEAYPDPWLEPASRGLSLLTAPAATARLKDAVVEGVTHAVEDMQSVVLLRGRSLLNTALFPLISVMEEATQASLKMGPEIFPEGSSVVYFTIALLKRATARASLLWTDASQHLKQFSVRRAAFCCVLWTLRLWWRCVVLVLVLPFILVRQCREVVRVARVAAASEECSLVVEAAVEVYWMLRAFVSLPRLVLESVIVRGDTPLLGWPKYHHERKLSRRSSGRLLQDGVTVAWSDPVPLSTVRGVRGATGATLGEVLLTASAGAVRDYLRVTGLPLPEEVSCTVPVYSQRWAEGHDAEVNSPGLVTLALPTGAADPSTALCLLRQAIKKIRNYPERYLASVWLMRNVAYFLPASLLGVVFRALSSRYPVFMSNLAGPQEPVSLWGHDLVNVFHWRPPCDGAVLSVCVTSYRGEALLGLAADGRVVPSAASLPQAFVTHLNELAVNVGVRLERRSSHSWFRSVTPPHTPTHTPMHTPSPTPPPTPTLKNTPKFFPQRSQRRMMVGSAPYGRRFSVY from the exons ATGCATAATGTTGT GAAGTATCGGCGGGCGTCCGTACTGCGGGGAGGTGGGCGGCGATGGGCGTGGGGCCTGCGGGTGTGGGCGAGCACTGTCCACCTCGCTCGCATCGTGGAGGACAGGCTGGGTCTCGTTAAGCTGGCCGTCACCATCACCTGCTTcctcgccttcctcttcctgctgccgggcctcctcttcctgtacaCCG CTATCAAATGCTGGCGAGCGGCGGTGGGCGCGTGGGCGGTATGGGCAGTAAAAGATGTGGAGGAGATGGCGGGCGTGACAGTGCGGGGCGCCATGGAGACGCCCAGCAGGCCGGGCGTGCACATCCTCCTACTGTGTCTGTCCGGCACCCCCACCCTGGAGCACATGCAGGCCAAGATAATG GAAGATATTGTGGAGCGGCGGGATGTGAGTGGGCGGCTCCTTTACCCCAATCTGCAGCGCCGCCTGGGCAAGGCCGGCGGGTACCAAGCGTGGCTTCGGCACGACAACTTTGATCTCTGCCAGCACGTGACCCTGGCTCCCATGCACTACCAGGGGCGCCTCCTCACCTCCCGGAACATACAG GAGTACGTGAACGAGGTGGTGAGTCAGCCATTGCCGAAGGACCTGCCGCCTTGGCACGTAACCCTCATAATGACTTGTGACGGAGGGAATGGTGGCGAGGGGGAGACCTGGGTGGTGGCGCGCGCCCATCACTTGCTGGCGTCATCCCTTTCGTTGCCCGATCTGTTGGTGGAGGCCTACCCTGATCCCTGGCTGGAGCCTGCCTCCCGAGGCCTGTCACTCCTCACAGCGCCGGCCGCCACTGCTCGCCTCAAAGACGCGGTAGTCGAGGGCGTAACCCATGCGGTGGAAGACATGCAAAGCGTGGTGCTCCTTCGAGGCCGCAGCCTGCTCAATACTGCCCTGTTCCCACTGATATCTGTGATGGAGGAAGCTACACAAGCCTCCCTAAAGATGGGGCCGGAAATTTTCCCTGAAGGAAGTTCTGTAGTGTACTTTACTATCGCTCTGTTGAAGCGGGCGACGGCACGCGCCAGTCTGCTGTGGACCGACGCTAGTCAACACCTAAAACAGTTTTCCGTGCGGCGTGCAGCCTTCTGTTGCGTGCTGTGGACATTGAGGCTGTGGTGGCGCTGCGTGGTGCTGGTGTTAGTGTTGCCCTTCATCCTGGTGAGGCAGTGCCGCGAGGTGGTGCGCGTGGCACGAGTGGCAGCGGCCAGTGAGGAGTGCAgcctggtggtggaggcggcggtggaggtGTACTGGATGCTCCGCGCCTTTGTGTCTCTGCCGAGACTTGTGCTCGAGTCCGTCATCGTTCGTGGGGACACGCCGCTCCTGGGCTGGCCCAAGTACCACCACGAAAGGAAGCTCTCACGCCGGAGTTCAGGCCGTCTATTACAAGATGGCGTCACTGTGGCCTGGAGTGACCCAGTGCCTCTTAGCACTGTACGTGGCGTGCGCGGGGCCACGGGCGCCACACTCGGTGAAGTATTGCTGACCGCCTCAGCAGGCGCCGTGCGGGATTACCTGCGAGTGACGGGGCTGCCTCTGCCGGAGGAGGTGAGCTGCACGGTGCCAGTATACTCCCAGCGGTGGGCTGAGGGCCATGACGCCGAGGTCAACAGTCCCGGTCTAGTCACCCTTGCCCTTCCCACTGGCGCCGCCGATCCCTCCACCGCTCTCTGCCTGCTCCGCCAGGCAATAAAGAAGATTCGCAACTATCCCGAACGATACCTGGCGTCCGTGTGGCTCATGAGGAACGTGGCTTACTTCCTGCCGGCATCGCTGCTGGGGGTAGTCTTCCGGGCATTGTCATCCCGATACCCTGTCTTCATGTCTAACCTGGCGGGGCCGCAGGAACCAGTCAGCCTGTGGGGCCACGACCTGGTCAATGTGTTCCACTGGCGTCCCCCCTGTGACGGAGCAG TGTTGTCTGTGTGCGTCACGTCCTATCGGGGAGAGGCGCTGCTGGGCCTGGCGGCGGACGGGCGCGTGGTGCCCAGTGCGGCTTCCCTTCCACAAGCCTTCGTCACCCACCTCAACGAGCTGGCCGTGAATGTCGGAGTCAGAct AGAGCGCCGGAGTTCCCACAGTTGGTTCCGCAGCGTCACCCCTCCGCACACGCCCACGCACACGCCCATGCACACGCCATCGCCCACACCACCGCCAACGCCGACGCTGAAAAACACACCCAAGTTTTTCCCCCAGCGGAGCCAGCGCAGGATGATGGTCGGGTCTGCGCCATACGGGCGAAGGTTTTCAGTGTATTAG
- the LOC123511011 gene encoding uncharacterized protein LOC123511011 isoform X3, which produces MAGVTVRGAMETPSRPGVHILLLCLSGTPTLEHMQAKIMEDIVERRDVSGRLLYPNLQRRLGKAGGYQAWLRHDNFDLCQHVTLAPMHYQGRLLTSRNIQEYVNEVVSQPLPKDLPPWHVTLIMTCDGGNGGEGETWVVARAHHLLASSLSLPDLLVEAYPDPWLEPASRGLSLLTAPAATARLKDAVVEGVTHAVEDMQSVVLLRGRSLLNTALFPLISVMEEATQASLKMGPEIFPEGSSVVYFTIALLKRATARASLLWTDASQHLKQFSVRRAAFCCVLWTLRLWWRCVVLVLVLPFILVRQCREVVRVARVAAASEECSLVVEAAVEVYWMLRAFVSLPRLVLESVIVRGDTPLLGWPKYHHERKLSRRSSGRLLQDGVTVAWSDPVPLSTVRGVRGATGATLGEVLLTASAGAVRDYLRVTGLPLPEEVSCTVPVYSQRWAEGHDAEVNSPGLVTLALPTGAADPSTALCLLRQAIKKIRNYPERYLASVWLMRNVAYFLPASLLGVVFRALSSRYPVFMSNLAGPQEPVSLWGHDLVNVFHWRPPCDGAVLSVCVTSYRGEALLGLAADGRVVPSAASLPQAFVTHLNELAVNVGVRLERRSSHSWFRSVTPPHTPTHTPMHTPSPTPPPTPTLKNTPKFFPQRSQRRMMVGSAPYGRRFSVY; this is translated from the exons ATGGCGGGCGTGACAGTGCGGGGCGCCATGGAGACGCCCAGCAGGCCGGGCGTGCACATCCTCCTACTGTGTCTGTCCGGCACCCCCACCCTGGAGCACATGCAGGCCAAGATAATG GAAGATATTGTGGAGCGGCGGGATGTGAGTGGGCGGCTCCTTTACCCCAATCTGCAGCGCCGCCTGGGCAAGGCCGGCGGGTACCAAGCGTGGCTTCGGCACGACAACTTTGATCTCTGCCAGCACGTGACCCTGGCTCCCATGCACTACCAGGGGCGCCTCCTCACCTCCCGGAACATACAG GAGTACGTGAACGAGGTGGTGAGTCAGCCATTGCCGAAGGACCTGCCGCCTTGGCACGTAACCCTCATAATGACTTGTGACGGAGGGAATGGTGGCGAGGGGGAGACCTGGGTGGTGGCGCGCGCCCATCACTTGCTGGCGTCATCCCTTTCGTTGCCCGATCTGTTGGTGGAGGCCTACCCTGATCCCTGGCTGGAGCCTGCCTCCCGAGGCCTGTCACTCCTCACAGCGCCGGCCGCCACTGCTCGCCTCAAAGACGCGGTAGTCGAGGGCGTAACCCATGCGGTGGAAGACATGCAAAGCGTGGTGCTCCTTCGAGGCCGCAGCCTGCTCAATACTGCCCTGTTCCCACTGATATCTGTGATGGAGGAAGCTACACAAGCCTCCCTAAAGATGGGGCCGGAAATTTTCCCTGAAGGAAGTTCTGTAGTGTACTTTACTATCGCTCTGTTGAAGCGGGCGACGGCACGCGCCAGTCTGCTGTGGACCGACGCTAGTCAACACCTAAAACAGTTTTCCGTGCGGCGTGCAGCCTTCTGTTGCGTGCTGTGGACATTGAGGCTGTGGTGGCGCTGCGTGGTGCTGGTGTTAGTGTTGCCCTTCATCCTGGTGAGGCAGTGCCGCGAGGTGGTGCGCGTGGCACGAGTGGCAGCGGCCAGTGAGGAGTGCAgcctggtggtggaggcggcggtggaggtGTACTGGATGCTCCGCGCCTTTGTGTCTCTGCCGAGACTTGTGCTCGAGTCCGTCATCGTTCGTGGGGACACGCCGCTCCTGGGCTGGCCCAAGTACCACCACGAAAGGAAGCTCTCACGCCGGAGTTCAGGCCGTCTATTACAAGATGGCGTCACTGTGGCCTGGAGTGACCCAGTGCCTCTTAGCACTGTACGTGGCGTGCGCGGGGCCACGGGCGCCACACTCGGTGAAGTATTGCTGACCGCCTCAGCAGGCGCCGTGCGGGATTACCTGCGAGTGACGGGGCTGCCTCTGCCGGAGGAGGTGAGCTGCACGGTGCCAGTATACTCCCAGCGGTGGGCTGAGGGCCATGACGCCGAGGTCAACAGTCCCGGTCTAGTCACCCTTGCCCTTCCCACTGGCGCCGCCGATCCCTCCACCGCTCTCTGCCTGCTCCGCCAGGCAATAAAGAAGATTCGCAACTATCCCGAACGATACCTGGCGTCCGTGTGGCTCATGAGGAACGTGGCTTACTTCCTGCCGGCATCGCTGCTGGGGGTAGTCTTCCGGGCATTGTCATCCCGATACCCTGTCTTCATGTCTAACCTGGCGGGGCCGCAGGAACCAGTCAGCCTGTGGGGCCACGACCTGGTCAATGTGTTCCACTGGCGTCCCCCCTGTGACGGAGCAG TGTTGTCTGTGTGCGTCACGTCCTATCGGGGAGAGGCGCTGCTGGGCCTGGCGGCGGACGGGCGCGTGGTGCCCAGTGCGGCTTCCCTTCCACAAGCCTTCGTCACCCACCTCAACGAGCTGGCCGTGAATGTCGGAGTCAGAct AGAGCGCCGGAGTTCCCACAGTTGGTTCCGCAGCGTCACCCCTCCGCACACGCCCACGCACACGCCCATGCACACGCCATCGCCCACACCACCGCCAACGCCGACGCTGAAAAACACACCCAAGTTTTTCCCCCAGCGGAGCCAGCGCAGGATGATGGTCGGGTCTGCGCCATACGGGCGAAGGTTTTCAGTGTATTAG
- the LOC123511011 gene encoding uncharacterized protein LOC123511011 isoform X1, which yields MRHRCLQGRKYRRASVLRGGGRRWAWGLRVWASTVHLARIVEDRLGLVKLAVTITCFLAFLFLLPGLLFLYTAIKCWRAAVGAWAVWAVKDVEEMAGVTVRGAMETPSRPGVHILLLCLSGTPTLEHMQAKIMEDIVERRDVSGRLLYPNLQRRLGKAGGYQAWLRHDNFDLCQHVTLAPMHYQGRLLTSRNIQEYVNEVVSQPLPKDLPPWHVTLIMTCDGGNGGEGETWVVARAHHLLASSLSLPDLLVEAYPDPWLEPASRGLSLLTAPAATARLKDAVVEGVTHAVEDMQSVVLLRGRSLLNTALFPLISVMEEATQASLKMGPEIFPEGSSVVYFTIALLKRATARASLLWTDASQHLKQFSVRRAAFCCVLWTLRLWWRCVVLVLVLPFILVRQCREVVRVARVAAASEECSLVVEAAVEVYWMLRAFVSLPRLVLESVIVRGDTPLLGWPKYHHERKLSRRSSGRLLQDGVTVAWSDPVPLSTVRGVRGATGATLGEVLLTASAGAVRDYLRVTGLPLPEEVSCTVPVYSQRWAEGHDAEVNSPGLVTLALPTGAADPSTALCLLRQAIKKIRNYPERYLASVWLMRNVAYFLPASLLGVVFRALSSRYPVFMSNLAGPQEPVSLWGHDLVNVFHWRPPCDGAVLSVCVTSYRGEALLGLAADGRVVPSAASLPQAFVTHLNELAVNVGVRLERRSSHSWFRSVTPPHTPTHTPMHTPSPTPPPTPTLKNTPKFFPQRSQRRMMVGSAPYGRRFSVY from the exons ATGAGGCACCGCTGTTTGCAAGGAAG GAAGTATCGGCGGGCGTCCGTACTGCGGGGAGGTGGGCGGCGATGGGCGTGGGGCCTGCGGGTGTGGGCGAGCACTGTCCACCTCGCTCGCATCGTGGAGGACAGGCTGGGTCTCGTTAAGCTGGCCGTCACCATCACCTGCTTcctcgccttcctcttcctgctgccgggcctcctcttcctgtacaCCG CTATCAAATGCTGGCGAGCGGCGGTGGGCGCGTGGGCGGTATGGGCAGTAAAAGATGTGGAGGAGATGGCGGGCGTGACAGTGCGGGGCGCCATGGAGACGCCCAGCAGGCCGGGCGTGCACATCCTCCTACTGTGTCTGTCCGGCACCCCCACCCTGGAGCACATGCAGGCCAAGATAATG GAAGATATTGTGGAGCGGCGGGATGTGAGTGGGCGGCTCCTTTACCCCAATCTGCAGCGCCGCCTGGGCAAGGCCGGCGGGTACCAAGCGTGGCTTCGGCACGACAACTTTGATCTCTGCCAGCACGTGACCCTGGCTCCCATGCACTACCAGGGGCGCCTCCTCACCTCCCGGAACATACAG GAGTACGTGAACGAGGTGGTGAGTCAGCCATTGCCGAAGGACCTGCCGCCTTGGCACGTAACCCTCATAATGACTTGTGACGGAGGGAATGGTGGCGAGGGGGAGACCTGGGTGGTGGCGCGCGCCCATCACTTGCTGGCGTCATCCCTTTCGTTGCCCGATCTGTTGGTGGAGGCCTACCCTGATCCCTGGCTGGAGCCTGCCTCCCGAGGCCTGTCACTCCTCACAGCGCCGGCCGCCACTGCTCGCCTCAAAGACGCGGTAGTCGAGGGCGTAACCCATGCGGTGGAAGACATGCAAAGCGTGGTGCTCCTTCGAGGCCGCAGCCTGCTCAATACTGCCCTGTTCCCACTGATATCTGTGATGGAGGAAGCTACACAAGCCTCCCTAAAGATGGGGCCGGAAATTTTCCCTGAAGGAAGTTCTGTAGTGTACTTTACTATCGCTCTGTTGAAGCGGGCGACGGCACGCGCCAGTCTGCTGTGGACCGACGCTAGTCAACACCTAAAACAGTTTTCCGTGCGGCGTGCAGCCTTCTGTTGCGTGCTGTGGACATTGAGGCTGTGGTGGCGCTGCGTGGTGCTGGTGTTAGTGTTGCCCTTCATCCTGGTGAGGCAGTGCCGCGAGGTGGTGCGCGTGGCACGAGTGGCAGCGGCCAGTGAGGAGTGCAgcctggtggtggaggcggcggtggaggtGTACTGGATGCTCCGCGCCTTTGTGTCTCTGCCGAGACTTGTGCTCGAGTCCGTCATCGTTCGTGGGGACACGCCGCTCCTGGGCTGGCCCAAGTACCACCACGAAAGGAAGCTCTCACGCCGGAGTTCAGGCCGTCTATTACAAGATGGCGTCACTGTGGCCTGGAGTGACCCAGTGCCTCTTAGCACTGTACGTGGCGTGCGCGGGGCCACGGGCGCCACACTCGGTGAAGTATTGCTGACCGCCTCAGCAGGCGCCGTGCGGGATTACCTGCGAGTGACGGGGCTGCCTCTGCCGGAGGAGGTGAGCTGCACGGTGCCAGTATACTCCCAGCGGTGGGCTGAGGGCCATGACGCCGAGGTCAACAGTCCCGGTCTAGTCACCCTTGCCCTTCCCACTGGCGCCGCCGATCCCTCCACCGCTCTCTGCCTGCTCCGCCAGGCAATAAAGAAGATTCGCAACTATCCCGAACGATACCTGGCGTCCGTGTGGCTCATGAGGAACGTGGCTTACTTCCTGCCGGCATCGCTGCTGGGGGTAGTCTTCCGGGCATTGTCATCCCGATACCCTGTCTTCATGTCTAACCTGGCGGGGCCGCAGGAACCAGTCAGCCTGTGGGGCCACGACCTGGTCAATGTGTTCCACTGGCGTCCCCCCTGTGACGGAGCAG TGTTGTCTGTGTGCGTCACGTCCTATCGGGGAGAGGCGCTGCTGGGCCTGGCGGCGGACGGGCGCGTGGTGCCCAGTGCGGCTTCCCTTCCACAAGCCTTCGTCACCCACCTCAACGAGCTGGCCGTGAATGTCGGAGTCAGAct AGAGCGCCGGAGTTCCCACAGTTGGTTCCGCAGCGTCACCCCTCCGCACACGCCCACGCACACGCCCATGCACACGCCATCGCCCACACCACCGCCAACGCCGACGCTGAAAAACACACCCAAGTTTTTCCCCCAGCGGAGCCAGCGCAGGATGATGGTCGGGTCTGCGCCATACGGGCGAAGGTTTTCAGTGTATTAG